In Gordonia phthalatica, one genomic interval encodes:
- the thpD gene encoding ectoine hydroxylase, with the protein MTTPSSTYEAVHDRYPSRLEPDFTDSADTLPRPDPTVWGARPGPFRRHELNSYDRTGFHIEQGLLTPTQVQRCWSEFDRMAADPTLADSDLLIRERGSGAIRSIFRVHRVSPVFDALARTPRILDRARQILGSEVYVHQSRINAMPGMAGSGFYWHSDFETWHAEDGLPAPRTVSLSIALTDNFAFNGGLMLMPGAHRTFVPCIGSTPDGNFRESLQQQRVGVPSERVITELGYEFGIDQFTGAAGAGLFFDANSMHASGNNISPYPRANLFLVFNSVENAPRQPYGGTAPRPAHLAERDVTPLEPLADSPFA; encoded by the coding sequence TTGACCACCCCGAGCAGTACCTATGAGGCCGTTCACGATCGCTACCCGTCGCGACTCGAACCCGACTTCACTGACTCTGCCGACACGCTGCCGCGCCCGGACCCGACGGTGTGGGGCGCCCGTCCCGGGCCGTTCCGACGGCACGAACTGAACTCCTACGACCGCACCGGCTTCCACATCGAGCAGGGACTGCTGACCCCGACGCAGGTGCAGCGCTGTTGGTCGGAGTTCGACCGGATGGCCGCTGATCCGACGCTCGCCGACAGCGACCTGCTGATCCGCGAACGCGGTTCGGGAGCCATCCGCTCCATCTTCCGGGTCCACCGGGTGAGCCCGGTGTTCGACGCCCTCGCCCGCACACCGCGGATCCTCGACCGGGCACGTCAGATCCTGGGATCCGAGGTGTACGTCCACCAGTCGCGGATCAATGCGATGCCTGGAATGGCAGGCAGCGGCTTCTATTGGCACTCCGACTTCGAGACCTGGCACGCCGAGGACGGCCTGCCCGCACCGCGCACGGTGAGCCTGTCGATCGCGCTGACCGACAACTTCGCGTTCAACGGCGGCCTGATGCTGATGCCGGGCGCCCACCGCACGTTCGTCCCCTGCATCGGCAGCACCCCCGACGGCAACTTCCGGGAGTCGTTGCAGCAGCAGCGGGTCGGGGTGCCGTCCGAGCGGGTGATCACCGAGTTGGGCTACGAGTTCGGCATCGACCAGTTCACCGGCGCCGCGGGAGCCGGTCTGTTCTTCGACGCGAACTCGATGCACGCGTCGGGGAATAACATCTCGCCGTATCCGCGCGCCAACCTGTTCCTGGTGTTCAACAGCGTCGAGAACGCACCGCGGCAACCGTACGGCGGCACCGCGCCGAGACCCGCCCATCTCGCCGAACGCGACGTGACGCCGCTCGAACCGCTGGCCGACTCGCCGTTCGCCTGA
- the aroQ gene encoding type II 3-dehydroquinate dehydratase has product MSTTEASPLPILLLNGPNLNMLGTRQPQVYGSDTLDDVVALTERTAAAHGLAVRALQTNHEGEMIDAIHAARGAVSGIVINPGGWTHTSVALADALVIPEVPIIEVHISNVHAREAFRHHSYISPIAAGVIVGCGIDGYAFAVQRLAGLVGATRR; this is encoded by the coding sequence ATGTCGACCACCGAAGCGTCACCACTGCCGATCCTGCTGCTCAACGGTCCCAACCTGAACATGCTCGGGACACGACAGCCGCAGGTCTACGGATCCGACACGCTCGACGACGTCGTCGCACTGACGGAACGGACCGCGGCCGCGCACGGGCTGGCGGTCCGTGCGCTGCAGACCAATCACGAGGGCGAGATGATCGACGCCATCCACGCCGCCCGGGGCGCGGTGAGCGGGATCGTCATCAACCCCGGCGGTTGGACGCACACCTCGGTGGCACTGGCCGACGCGCTCGTCATCCCGGAGGTGCCGATCATCGAGGTGCACATCAGCAACGTGCATGCGCGGGAGGCGTTCCGGCACCACTCGTACATCTCGCCGATCGCCGCGGGCGTGATCGTCGGCTGCGGGATCGACGGCTACGCCTTCGCCGTTCAGCGGCTGGCTGGGCTCGTCGGTGCTACTCGTCGGTAG
- a CDS encoding DEAD/DEAH box helicase, with the protein MTTFADLGVPAPICDALAADGKAAPFPIQADTLPDTLAGRDVLGRGKTGSGKTLAFSIPLVTRLAEAGVRRKSGRPTGLVLSPTRELATQIATAMEPLATAVGLRVTTVFGGVKQTRQESALRAGADIVVACPGRLEDLMRQRIISLDDVQITVLDEADHMADLGFLPVVTRILAATPAGGQRMLFSATLDNGVDKIVKRFLSKPTTHSLDEATSPVAKMTHHVFRVASTTEKTALVRELASGTGRRILFTRTKHQAKKLAKKLTAEGIPAVDLHGNLSQSQRDRNLAAFAAEDGAKVLVATDVAARGVHVDDVELVVHVDPPAEHKAYLHRSGRTARAGHTGDVVTVCLPEQWGDLRKLLQKAAIKVPGQQVTAQSAVVDELVGERAPYREAPVVAPPQQQPKKQGQGRRRPAKSGGRSAGAGAGRSGGGRRGGQGRGRSGGASSQNEHRGSGRPAAKPVHTSSSPKAEAGAGAPRRRRRSSRPAGAPRG; encoded by the coding sequence ATGACCACATTCGCTGATCTCGGCGTGCCCGCACCCATCTGTGATGCGCTGGCCGCCGACGGCAAGGCCGCCCCGTTCCCGATTCAGGCCGACACCCTGCCCGACACCCTCGCGGGTCGCGACGTCCTGGGTCGCGGAAAGACGGGCTCGGGCAAGACCCTCGCCTTCTCGATCCCGCTCGTCACCCGTCTCGCCGAGGCGGGCGTCCGCCGCAAGTCCGGCCGCCCCACGGGCCTCGTGCTGTCGCCGACGCGCGAGCTCGCCACCCAGATCGCGACTGCGATGGAACCCCTCGCGACGGCCGTCGGCCTGCGCGTCACCACCGTCTTCGGCGGCGTCAAGCAGACCCGCCAGGAGTCCGCGCTGCGCGCAGGCGCCGACATCGTCGTCGCCTGCCCCGGTCGCCTGGAGGATCTGATGCGGCAGCGCATCATCAGCCTCGACGACGTCCAGATCACCGTGCTCGACGAGGCCGACCACATGGCCGACCTCGGCTTCCTGCCCGTGGTCACCCGCATCCTCGCCGCGACCCCCGCGGGCGGCCAGCGGATGCTGTTCTCCGCCACCCTGGACAACGGCGTCGACAAGATCGTCAAGCGCTTCCTCTCCAAGCCCACCACGCACTCGCTCGACGAGGCCACCTCGCCCGTCGCCAAGATGACGCACCACGTGTTCCGCGTCGCGTCGACCACCGAGAAGACCGCGCTGGTGCGGGAACTGGCGTCGGGCACCGGCCGCCGCATCCTGTTCACCCGGACCAAGCATCAGGCCAAGAAGCTCGCGAAGAAGCTGACCGCCGAGGGCATCCCGGCCGTCGACCTGCACGGCAACCTGTCGCAGTCGCAGCGCGACCGCAATCTCGCGGCGTTCGCCGCCGAGGACGGTGCCAAGGTGCTCGTCGCGACCGACGTCGCCGCCCGCGGTGTGCACGTCGACGACGTCGAACTCGTCGTGCACGTGGACCCGCCGGCCGAGCACAAGGCCTACCTGCACCGTTCGGGCCGTACCGCGCGCGCCGGGCACACCGGCGACGTCGTCACCGTCTGCCTCCCCGAGCAGTGGGGAGATCTGCGCAAGCTGCTGCAGAAGGCCGCCATCAAGGTCCCCGGCCAGCAGGTGACCGCGCAGTCGGCCGTCGTCGACGAGCTCGTCGGCGAGCGCGCGCCGTACCGCGAGGCGCCGGTCGTCGCTCCGCCGCAGCAGCAGCCGAAGAAGCAGGGCCAGGGTCGTCGCCGTCCGGCGAAGTCGGGCGGTCGTTCCGCCGGTGCGGGTGCCGGTCGTTCGGGCGGCGGTCGTCGCGGAGGCCAGGGACGCGGTCGTTCCGGCGGCGCCTCGAGCCAGAACGAGCACCGCGGCAGCGGTCGTCCCGCGGCCAAGCCCGTGCACACCTCGTCCAGCCCCAAGGCGGAGGCCGGTGCGGGTGCGCCCCGCCGTCGTCGTCGTTCCAGCCGTCCCGCGGGTGCGCCGCGCGGCTGA
- a CDS encoding MBL fold metallo-hydrolase — protein sequence MADLDITTIDHGRAKTHLVHTKYVNWVILQDDDGITLVDGGYPGHAGAVAESLRRVGSDLSEVQAALLTHAHIDHLGGLAQIGRTRSFPVYADPAEVPHARREFLEQADASTLAPIAYRPRVMRWLQGVVRLGALDKSGIGDTQPLGDLSALPGSPVAVPTHGHTRGHSAFLVGDGELLISGDALISAHPTTKHRGPQCLDHTFTHDVAANEAAVAALADLDAVILMPGHGPMLCGRMRTFVEQALAR from the coding sequence ATGGCGGACCTCGATATCACCACCATCGACCACGGCCGGGCGAAGACCCACCTGGTGCACACCAAGTACGTGAACTGGGTGATCCTGCAGGATGACGACGGCATCACCCTGGTCGACGGCGGCTACCCCGGACACGCGGGTGCCGTCGCCGAGTCGCTTCGCCGCGTCGGCAGCGACCTGTCGGAGGTGCAGGCTGCGCTCCTGACCCACGCCCACATCGATCACCTCGGCGGGTTGGCGCAGATCGGCCGCACGCGGTCGTTCCCGGTGTACGCCGACCCCGCGGAGGTCCCGCACGCGCGACGCGAGTTCCTGGAGCAGGCCGACGCGTCGACCCTCGCGCCGATCGCCTACCGGCCCCGCGTGATGCGGTGGCTGCAGGGCGTCGTGCGCCTCGGTGCGCTCGACAAGTCGGGGATCGGCGACACCCAGCCGCTCGGCGACCTCTCGGCGCTTCCCGGCTCCCCCGTCGCCGTCCCCACGCACGGTCACACGCGGGGCCACAGCGCGTTCCTGGTCGGCGACGGCGAGCTCCTGATCTCCGGCGACGCGCTGATCAGCGCTCATCCGACCACCAAGCATCGCGGTCCGCAGTGCCTGGACCACACGTTCACCCATGACGTCGCCGCCAACGAGGCGGCCGTCGCGGCCCTCGCCGACCTGGATGCCGTCATCCTGATGCCCGGCCACGGCCCCATGCTGTGCGGCCGGATGAGGACGTTCGTGGAGCAGGCGCTCGCGCGCTGA